The following are encoded in a window of Bradyrhizobium guangdongense genomic DNA:
- a CDS encoding MFS transporter, with the protein MTDLSAHMKPSAMAMHSPGQALRSLVIGLTAFLTVVDLFATQAILPSLTRHYGVTPAAMGFAVNASTFGMAVAGLVVGLFSPHINRRTGILLSLMLLAIPTSLLAVAPNLAVFTALRVVQGLCMASAFALTLAYLGEQCSAMDAGAAFAAYITGNVASNLVGRLISAAVADRFGLAWNFYFFAALNLAGAALVYFNIKRVQPMATTRLIEAPFAAMVAHWRDPRLRAAFGIGFCILFAFIGTFTFVNFVLVRPPLSLGMMDLGLIYFVFLPSIVTTLLAGRVVSRLGIRPTIWCALAVAGVGLPLMLTPHLGEVLAGMVLVGVGTFFAQAAATGFVGQAAADNRGVASGTYLACYFCGGLVGTAVLGRLFDGFGWHACVAGIALALAAAALLTFALKR; encoded by the coding sequence ATGACTGATCTGTCCGCACATATGAAGCCGTCTGCGATGGCGATGCATTCGCCCGGGCAGGCGCTTCGCTCGCTCGTGATCGGGCTGACCGCATTCCTGACTGTCGTCGATCTGTTCGCGACGCAGGCGATCCTGCCCTCGCTGACGCGCCATTACGGCGTCACGCCCGCGGCGATGGGCTTCGCCGTCAATGCCAGCACGTTCGGCATGGCGGTCGCCGGGCTTGTCGTGGGTCTCTTCAGCCCACACATCAATCGCCGCACCGGCATTCTGCTTAGCCTGATGCTTCTGGCGATCCCGACCAGCCTGCTCGCGGTCGCGCCTAATCTTGCTGTGTTCACCGCGCTCCGGGTCGTCCAAGGGCTCTGCATGGCCTCTGCCTTCGCATTGACCCTCGCCTATCTCGGCGAGCAATGCAGCGCGATGGACGCGGGCGCCGCGTTTGCCGCTTACATTACCGGGAACGTCGCCAGCAACCTGGTCGGGCGGCTGATCTCGGCCGCGGTCGCCGATCGCTTCGGGCTTGCCTGGAATTTCTACTTCTTTGCGGCCCTCAATCTTGCCGGTGCCGCGCTGGTCTACTTCAACATCAAGCGTGTCCAGCCGATGGCCACGACGAGGCTGATAGAAGCGCCGTTTGCCGCCATGGTCGCGCATTGGCGCGATCCGCGGCTGCGGGCGGCTTTCGGCATCGGCTTCTGCATCCTGTTCGCCTTTATCGGCACCTTCACATTCGTCAACTTCGTGCTAGTCCGGCCGCCGCTGTCGCTCGGCATGATGGACCTGGGGCTGATCTATTTCGTCTTCCTGCCATCAATCGTGACGACGTTGCTGGCCGGACGGGTCGTATCGCGCCTCGGGATACGTCCGACAATCTGGTGCGCGCTCGCCGTTGCTGGCGTCGGCCTGCCGCTCATGCTCACGCCGCATCTCGGCGAGGTGCTCGCCGGCATGGTCCTGGTCGGCGTAGGCACCTTTTTCGCGCAGGCCGCCGCCACCGGTTTCGTCGGACAGGCGGCAGCCGACAATCGTGGCGTTGCCAGCGGCACCTATCTCGCCTGCTATTTCTGCGGCGGGCTCGTCGGCACAGCCGTGCTCGGCCGCTTGTTCGACGGCTTCGGCTGGCATGCGTGCGTTGCCGGGATCGCGCTCGCCCTCGCGGCCGCGGCCCTGCTCACCTTCGCGTTGAAGCGCTAG
- a CDS encoding LysR family transcriptional regulator, whose product MEMHQVRYFLAVAQLLNFTRAAEECNVTQPSLTRAIKQLEAELGGDLFRRERPAAQLTELGQRMHPLLKQCYDAAAGARSLASSFKSGEIGALRIALTHSVDLALLIPHLNEIKRQFNRLEFRFLRGSSRDVGDFLKKGEAELGIAAEIDEAWDRLDTWPLFTEGFELVVSSGHRLAGRSNISVEDLRSEQLLSRTFCEHSGRISASLREHGIDHGHEISSERDLIELVEADIGVAMVPHTSPVPETLTRAAVTGLDARRTVSLYGVAGRQRTAVANAVMRMLRGADWRAVAG is encoded by the coding sequence ATGGAAATGCATCAGGTCCGCTACTTCCTCGCCGTGGCGCAGCTCTTGAACTTCACGCGCGCCGCCGAGGAATGCAACGTGACGCAGCCGTCGCTGACGCGCGCGATCAAGCAGCTCGAGGCCGAGCTCGGCGGCGACCTGTTTCGCCGCGAGCGCCCGGCCGCCCAATTGACCGAGCTCGGCCAGCGCATGCATCCGCTGCTCAAGCAGTGCTATGACGCCGCCGCCGGCGCCCGTTCGCTTGCCTCCTCATTCAAGAGCGGCGAGATCGGTGCGCTGCGTATCGCGCTGACGCATTCGGTCGACCTTGCGTTGCTGATACCGCACCTCAACGAGATCAAACGACAGTTCAACCGGCTCGAATTCCGATTCCTGCGCGGCTCGAGCAGAGATGTCGGCGACTTCCTGAAGAAGGGGGAGGCGGAGCTCGGTATCGCGGCCGAGATCGACGAGGCCTGGGACCGGCTCGATACCTGGCCACTCTTCACCGAAGGCTTCGAGCTCGTCGTCAGCAGCGGACACCGGCTGGCCGGCCGCAGCAACATATCGGTGGAGGATTTGCGCTCCGAACAATTGCTGAGCCGGACCTTCTGCGAGCATTCCGGCCGCATCTCTGCCAGCCTGCGCGAGCATGGCATTGATCACGGCCACGAGATATCGAGCGAGCGCGATCTGATCGAGCTGGTCGAAGCCGACATCGGCGTTGCCATGGTCCCCCACACCTCGCCCGTGCCGGAAACGCTGACCCGCGCCGCGGTCACAGGGCTCGACGCCCGCCGCACCGTGAGCCTCTACGGTGTGGCTGGACGCCAGCGCACGGCGGTGGCCAATGCCGTGATGCGGATGCTGCGCGGCGCGGACTGGCGAGCGGTTGCCGGCTGA
- a CDS encoding cation-translocating P-type ATPase — translation MQVTRDFSHYVRAAGAGVQHIDLAVEGVHCAGCMAKIERGLSAIPDVTLARVNLTDRRVALEWKEGTLDPARFIDRLEELGYKAYPYETQSAEATEVAESRFLLRCLGVAAFATMNVMMLSIPVWSGNVTDMLPEQRDFFHWLSALIALPAAAYAGQPFFRSAWRALSNKTTNMDVPISIGVCLALGMSVVETINHAEHAYFDAAIMLLTFLLVGRFLDQNMRRRTRAVAGNLAALKAETAAKFVGPDEISQVPVAAIHPGDIVLLRPGERCAVDGSVIEGRSEIDQSLITGETLYVTAEQGTPIYAGSMNISGTLRVRVSAASEATLLAEITRLLDNALQARSRYMRLADRASRLYAPVVHATALITILGWVIAGASWHDAIVTGVAVLIITCPCALGLAIPTVQTVASGAMFKAGVLLNSGDAIERLAEADHVIFDKTGTLTLPDLDVTNAADIPADVFDLAGRLALSSHHPVAAAVAQAAGAKSPILNAIEEAGQGVRAVADGVELRLGRPSFCGAEALVADATRLDPEASIVAFSRGEDKFILSVRQGLRPDAQAVIAALKARNIGIEILSGDREPAVVAAAHALDVAEWRAGVTPADKIARIEELKQRGAKVLMVGDGMNDAPSLAAAHVSMSPISAAHLSQATADLVFLGRPLAPVVAAIDSARKALHLMRQNLWLAIGYNVLAVPIAISGVVTPLIAAAAMSGSSIVVMLNSLRARSASREIV, via the coding sequence ATGCAGGTGACGCGCGATTTCTCTCACTACGTCCGCGCCGCGGGCGCAGGCGTCCAGCATATCGACCTGGCGGTCGAGGGCGTTCATTGCGCCGGCTGCATGGCCAAGATCGAGCGCGGTCTGTCGGCGATTCCCGACGTCACGCTGGCGCGGGTGAACCTCACCGACCGGCGCGTCGCGCTGGAATGGAAAGAGGGTACGCTCGATCCGGCTCGCTTCATCGATCGGCTCGAGGAACTCGGCTACAAGGCCTACCCTTACGAGACCCAGAGCGCGGAAGCGACCGAGGTCGCGGAATCCCGCTTCCTGCTGCGCTGCCTCGGCGTCGCCGCGTTCGCCACCATGAACGTGATGATGCTGTCGATCCCGGTGTGGTCGGGCAACGTCACGGACATGCTGCCGGAGCAGCGCGATTTCTTCCACTGGTTGTCTGCGCTGATCGCACTGCCGGCCGCGGCCTATGCCGGCCAGCCGTTCTTCCGTTCGGCCTGGCGCGCGCTGTCGAACAAGACCACCAACATGGATGTGCCGATTTCGATCGGCGTGTGCCTTGCGCTCGGCATGTCCGTGGTCGAGACCATCAATCATGCGGAGCACGCCTATTTCGATGCGGCGATCATGCTGCTCACCTTCCTGCTCGTCGGCCGCTTCCTCGACCAGAACATGCGGCGGCGGACCCGCGCTGTTGCCGGCAACCTTGCGGCGCTGAAGGCGGAGACTGCGGCCAAATTCGTTGGACCCGACGAAATCTCGCAGGTGCCGGTCGCCGCGATCCATCCCGGCGATATCGTGCTGCTCAGGCCCGGCGAGCGCTGCGCGGTCGACGGAAGCGTGATCGAGGGGCGTTCCGAGATCGACCAGAGCCTGATTACCGGCGAGACGCTCTACGTGACGGCCGAGCAGGGCACGCCCATCTATGCCGGCTCGATGAACATCTCCGGCACGTTGCGGGTACGGGTTTCGGCGGCTTCGGAAGCAACGCTGCTTGCCGAGATCACGCGGCTGCTCGACAACGCGCTCCAGGCGCGCTCGCGCTACATGCGGCTCGCCGACCGCGCTTCGCGGCTCTATGCGCCGGTGGTGCATGCGACCGCGCTCATCACCATTTTGGGCTGGGTCATCGCGGGCGCGAGCTGGCATGACGCTATTGTCACCGGCGTTGCCGTCTTGATCATCACCTGTCCCTGCGCGCTCGGTCTTGCGATTCCGACCGTGCAGACGGTGGCCTCGGGCGCGATGTTCAAGGCGGGCGTGCTGCTCAACTCCGGCGATGCCATCGAGCGGCTGGCCGAAGCCGACCATGTCATCTTCGACAAGACCGGCACGTTGACGTTGCCGGATCTCGACGTCACCAACGCCGCCGACATCCCGGCCGATGTTTTCGATCTCGCCGGTCGCCTTGCACTGTCGAGCCATCACCCGGTCGCCGCCGCGGTCGCGCAGGCCGCGGGTGCAAAGTCACCGATCCTCAATGCGATCGAAGAGGCCGGGCAGGGCGTGCGCGCCGTGGCCGACGGCGTCGAGCTTCGCCTCGGCCGTCCATCCTTCTGCGGCGCCGAGGCGCTGGTCGCCGACGCGACCCGTCTCGATCCCGAAGCGTCCATCGTGGCCTTCAGCAGGGGAGAGGATAAGTTCATCCTCTCCGTGCGCCAGGGCCTGCGTCCGGACGCGCAGGCGGTGATCGCGGCGCTGAAGGCCCGCAATATCGGCATCGAGATCCTCTCCGGCGACCGCGAACCCGCGGTGGTCGCAGCGGCTCACGCGCTCGACGTCGCCGAATGGCGCGCCGGCGTCACGCCGGCCGACAAGATCGCGCGGATCGAGGAATTGAAGCAGCGCGGTGCAAAGGTGCTGATGGTCGGCGACGGCATGAACGACGCGCCGTCGCTGGCGGCCGCCCATGTCTCGATGTCACCGATCTCGGCTGCGCATCTCAGCCAGGCCACCGCCGATCTCGTCTTCCTCGGCCGGCCGCTGGCTCCGGTCGTCGCTGCGATCGATTCCGCGCGCAAGGCACTGCATCTGATGCGGCAAAATCTCTGGCTTGCGATCGGCTATAATGTGCTTGCCGTGCCGATCGCGATCAGCGGCGTCGTCACGCCCTTGATCGCGGCGGCCGCCATGAGCGGATCGTCGATCGTGGTGATGCTCAATTCGCTGCGTGCCCGCAGCGCCTCGCGGGAGATCGTGTGA
- a CDS encoding cupin domain-containing protein, with amino-acid sequence MSTSHTLSRLIWPGLAIVGALSAQPVFAGECPADKIKPNAQQMVDYKPVGVTDVTLGAIDLGKQPAHLEGRELRFRKLTIAPGGIVPWHSHDDRPALIFVQQGEIVEYASNCVDPIVHKAGDLRPEVFGTSHWWKNLGKETVVLYVGDVRKDPHDHNM; translated from the coding sequence ATGTCCACGAGCCACACATTGTCGCGCCTGATCTGGCCCGGCCTTGCCATCGTCGGCGCACTCTCGGCGCAGCCCGTGTTCGCCGGCGAATGTCCGGCCGACAAGATCAAGCCGAACGCACAGCAGATGGTCGACTACAAGCCGGTGGGCGTCACCGACGTCACGCTTGGCGCGATCGACCTCGGCAAGCAGCCGGCGCATCTCGAAGGCCGCGAGCTGCGTTTCCGCAAGCTCACCATCGCGCCCGGCGGCATCGTGCCCTGGCACAGCCATGACGATCGCCCTGCCCTGATCTTCGTGCAGCAAGGCGAAATCGTCGAATACGCCTCCAACTGCGTCGATCCGATCGTGCACAAGGCGGGCGACCTTCGCCCGGAAGTGTTTGGCACCTCGCATTGGTGGAAGAACCTCGGCAAGGAGACGGTCGTTCTCTATGTCGGCGACGTCCGCAAGGATCCGCACGATCACAACATGTGA
- a CDS encoding 3-hydroxybutyrate dehydrogenase, with product MNVPIKTQASASSRVLAGKVALITGSTSGIGLGIARALAAAGADIVLNGLGVVSEIGRTREQIAAEFGVKASYSPADMTRPKSIAEMIAATIAESGRLDILVNNAGIQHVAPLDQFPVEKWDQILAINLSSAFHTTRLALTAMRRNGFGRIVNVASAHGLVGSPFKAAYVAAKHGIVGLTKVTALETAEEGITCNAICPGYVYTPLVEAQIDGQATAHGISRDQVIRDVLLPQQPNKRFATVEELGALTVFLATDAAASITGIALPVDGGWTAH from the coding sequence ATGAATGTCCCGATCAAGACGCAGGCGTCCGCTTCGTCACGCGTGCTCGCCGGCAAGGTGGCATTGATCACCGGATCGACCAGCGGAATCGGCCTCGGCATCGCGCGGGCGCTGGCTGCCGCCGGCGCCGACATTGTGCTCAATGGCCTTGGTGTCGTCAGCGAAATCGGCCGGACGCGCGAGCAGATCGCTGCCGAATTCGGCGTCAAGGCGAGCTATTCGCCGGCCGACATGACGAGGCCGAAATCGATCGCCGAGATGATCGCAGCCACCATCGCCGAGTCCGGCCGGCTCGACATCCTCGTCAACAATGCGGGCATCCAGCATGTCGCGCCGCTGGACCAGTTTCCGGTCGAGAAATGGGACCAGATCCTTGCGATCAACCTGTCGTCGGCTTTTCACACGACACGGCTCGCACTGACGGCGATGCGCCGGAACGGCTTTGGCCGCATCGTCAATGTCGCATCCGCGCACGGCCTGGTCGGTTCGCCGTTCAAGGCGGCCTATGTCGCCGCCAAGCACGGCATCGTCGGCCTGACCAAGGTGACGGCGCTGGAGACCGCGGAAGAGGGCATCACCTGTAACGCGATCTGCCCCGGTTACGTCTACACGCCGCTGGTCGAGGCGCAGATCGACGGGCAGGCCACCGCGCACGGCATTTCCCGCGATCAGGTGATCCGTGATGTCTTGCTCCCGCAGCAGCCGAACAAGCGCTTCGCCACGGTCGAGGAGCTTGGCGCGCTCACGGTGTTCCTGG
- the ccoS gene encoding cbb3-type cytochrome oxidase assembly protein CcoS: protein MEILVYLVPLALLLGGAGLAAFLWSLRSGQYDDLDGAAWRAIADDDPPPQEVPAKR from the coding sequence ATGGAGATCCTGGTTTACCTGGTGCCGCTGGCGCTGCTGCTCGGAGGCGCCGGCCTTGCCGCCTTCCTCTGGTCGCTCCGCAGCGGCCAGTACGACGATCTCGACGGCGCGGCCTGGCGGGCGATTGCCGACGACGACCCGCCGCCGCAGGAAGTGCCCGCGAAGCGCTAG
- a CDS encoding peroxiredoxin-like family protein, whose protein sequence is MTSLSPADAERLRAAFQRCRDMDGTLNEQLRAYADASREVFPAYGEAVDRLVARLGGNGGGETAPRPGDPMPPFMLPDESGRLVTLPTLLEDGPVAVMFFRGHWCPYCRLNVRAVVQALDRIEAMGARIVAIVPETQEYTRQLKVDSAAPFPILTDLDNGYALSLNLAIWLGAEIQNLLSYQDMAKFHGNDGWMLPIPAVFVVGRDGIVKARFVDPDFRKRMEIDDLLAALESASADR, encoded by the coding sequence ATGACGTCTCTCTCGCCAGCCGATGCCGAGCGGCTCAGGGCCGCCTTCCAGCGCTGTCGCGACATGGATGGCACGCTCAACGAACAGCTCCGCGCCTATGCCGATGCCAGCCGCGAGGTCTTCCCGGCCTATGGCGAGGCGGTCGATCGCCTGGTGGCGCGATTGGGTGGGAACGGCGGTGGCGAGACAGCGCCTCGTCCGGGAGATCCGATGCCGCCGTTCATGCTGCCGGATGAAAGCGGACGTCTCGTCACCTTGCCGACCCTCCTGGAGGATGGGCCGGTCGCGGTGATGTTCTTCCGTGGGCACTGGTGTCCTTATTGCCGGCTCAACGTCCGTGCCGTGGTTCAGGCGCTCGATCGCATCGAGGCCATGGGAGCGCGGATCGTCGCCATCGTGCCGGAAACCCAGGAATATACACGGCAACTCAAGGTCGATTCCGCTGCGCCATTCCCGATCCTGACCGATCTCGATAACGGCTACGCGCTGTCGTTGAATCTGGCGATCTGGCTCGGCGCCGAGATCCAGAACTTGCTGTCCTATCAAGACATGGCGAAATTTCACGGCAATGACGGCTGGATGCTGCCGATCCCGGCCGTGTTCGTGGTCGGCCGCGACGGCATCGTCAAGGCCCGCTTCGTCGATCCGGATTTCCGCAAGCGCATGGAGATCGACGATCTGCTTGCAGCGCTCGAAAGCGCAAGCGCCGATCGCTGA